The Sulfoacidibacillus ferrooxidans genome has a segment encoding these proteins:
- a CDS encoding ABC transporter ATP-binding protein, producing the protein MSRNPLLEVRNVVKIFGGFRALDGISFSLERGEILGLVGPNGSGKTTCINVISGLYKPDGGQVIFANRHVAGNAPHHMARLGINRTFQIPKPFHDLTVAQNILVVHSTHKQNTIGDPLEFVGLQEFATRKASSLTSGQQKLLDLARALASSPSLLLIDELAAGLSPSELDDVAHKLQLLASKGISLLVVEHLLGFVNQLTQRVIVMNAGKEIFEGNLTSAAKDEQVIEIYLGR; encoded by the coding sequence TGGCATATCCTTTTCTCTAGAGCGCGGTGAAATTCTTGGCTTAGTGGGTCCAAATGGATCCGGAAAAACAACTTGTATTAATGTAATTTCTGGACTATACAAACCAGATGGCGGGCAGGTCATATTTGCAAATAGACATGTTGCTGGCAACGCGCCACATCATATGGCCCGATTAGGAATCAATCGCACCTTCCAAATCCCCAAACCATTTCACGACCTTACTGTTGCACAAAATATTCTTGTTGTTCACTCTACCCATAAACAAAATACTATTGGTGATCCTCTAGAATTCGTCGGATTACAAGAATTCGCTACTCGTAAAGCTAGTAGTCTGACGAGTGGACAGCAAAAGTTGCTTGACCTTGCACGAGCACTTGCCAGTAGTCCATCTCTTTTATTAATCGATGAATTGGCAGCTGGACTAAGTCCTTCAGAACTAGATGATGTCGCGCACAAATTACAACTACTTGCTTCTAAAGGTATTTCACTACTTGTAGTCGAACATTTGCTCGGATTTGTTAACCAATTAACGCAACGTGTGATTGTGATGAATGCAGGAAAAGAAATATTTGAAGGTAATCTTACTTCCGCCGCGAAAGATGAGCAAGTCATTGAAATTTATCTCGGGCGATAA
- a CDS encoding ABC transporter ATP-binding protein: MPSLLCAEQLQVGYGKMQILWDVHLEVAKGERVLILGPNGAGKSTLLKTLIGLIHTWGGQILYDNQPIQAMRVDRRIRKGISYVSELGVVPSLTVEDNLRLGGYYSSRHEVNQRMQEMFEEFPIIKQKRKALAGSLSGGQRKMLSTAKALMSHPQLLIMDEPSSGLAPLLVTEVMSILSRFQKQGLSFLIAEQNVKFLDIADKVYILDSGRMAFTGTVDELKKNDALHRAYFGVSPVNT, encoded by the coding sequence GTGCCAAGTTTATTGTGCGCGGAACAGTTACAAGTAGGCTATGGGAAAATGCAAATCTTATGGGATGTCCATCTTGAAGTGGCAAAAGGTGAACGCGTTTTGATCCTTGGCCCAAATGGAGCTGGTAAAAGTACGTTATTAAAAACGCTTATCGGACTCATTCATACATGGGGCGGACAAATTCTGTATGATAATCAACCGATTCAAGCTATGCGCGTAGATCGACGTATTCGCAAAGGAATATCATACGTTTCAGAACTAGGTGTAGTGCCTAGTTTAACTGTGGAAGATAACTTACGACTTGGGGGATACTACTCCTCACGTCATGAAGTAAACCAGAGAATGCAAGAGATGTTTGAAGAGTTCCCTATTATCAAGCAAAAACGAAAAGCTCTTGCAGGCAGTCTTAGTGGCGGGCAACGGAAAATGCTTAGTACTGCGAAAGCACTTATGAGTCATCCCCAACTCTTGATCATGGATGAACCATCATCAGGGCTGGCCCCTCTTCTTGTCACAGAAGTCATGAGCATTCTTTCCCGTTTTCAAAAACAGGGATTATCTTTTCTGATCGCGGAACAAAATGTAAAATTTCTCGACATTGCTGATAAAGTATATATTCTTGATTCTGGACGCATGGCCTTTACAGGAACAGTCGATGAATTAAAAAAGAATGATGCCCTACATCGCGCTTATTTTGGAGTATCACCTGTGAATACATAA